ACCGGCCACATCCCCAACGCGCTGACGCTGCCGCCGCTCGCGATCGGGCCCCTGGTGCACGGGCTTTTCGGCGGGTGGCAGGCCGCCGCGCTGTCGCTGGCCGCGGCAGTCGCGTGCGGCCTGCTGCCCTACGCCATGTTCCGCAAGGGCGCCGCCGGCGGCGGCGACGTCAAGCTGCTCGCGGCGCTCGGCGCGCTCGGCGGCATCGGCATCGGCCTCGAGGCGCAGCTGTTCGGCTTCGCGGTCGCCGCAATCGCATCGCTGGTCAAGCTCGCGTGGCACGGCCAGCTGTGGCGCACGTTCGCCAACGCGGCGCGCCTCGCGGTCAATCCGGTGCTGCCGGGCCGCCTGCGGCGCCCGATCGCCCCCGAGGCGATGGCGACCATCCGGCTGGGCGTGCCGATCCTCGCCGGCACCGCGCTGGCGGTCTGGGTGCGGTTGCCGCTGCTCGGCATCGGGGTGTGACCATGCGCGACCGACGACAGCGCGGCGCCGTGTACGTCGAGTTCCTGCTCGTGTTCCCGCCGCTGCTGCTGCTGTTTCTGTGCACGCTGCAGCTCGCGCTGCTGTACGTGGCCCACCTGGGCGTGCAACACGCCGCGGCGATGGCGACCCGCTCGGCCATCGTCGTGATCCCCGACGACCCGGTCTATTACGACGGCGCCGACAAGAACGCGTTTTCCGACCCGTCCAACTGCGGCGAGAGCCCGATGGCCAAGGTGATCGAACTCGCCGGCGCGCTCGGCAAATCCTCCGCGACGATCCCGCTGGACACCTGCCCCGACGGCCCGCGCGGCGCGCCGATCCGGGCGGCGGCGCTGCTGGCCATGCTGCCGTACTCGCCGAGCATCACCCGGTTCTTTCCGAACGCGGAGCGGTGGGCCGGCGGCGACGTCTCCGGCATGATCGGCGCGGCGCTCTACAACATGGCGGCGGTCGCCGTCACGTACCCGACCAAGCCCGGCGCCACCACCTATCGCCCGACGCTGCCCCGGTTCCACCCGGGCGACGACATCACCGTTCGCGTGACCTATGCGGCCCACTGCGGCATCCCGATCGCGCGGTTTTTGCTGTGCGATCGCCCGGTGTCGCTCGTGACCGGCGTCGACCGCGACCTGCGCCGGCGCGAAGACCCGTTCGAGATCGCCCGCGTGCAGCGGCGGCTCAAGGACTCGAAGCCGCGGGTCAAGGAGCTGCGCGAGGGCACCATGGTCCCGGCGCTGCTCGCTGTCCTGTTGTTCTCCGACGAGCGGTTCCGGCTGATCGCCGCCGAATCGACGCTGCCGCTGCAGACCGCGCCGTTCGCCTACCAGAGCGAACTCGCACCGCGAGGAGGGAGACCGTGAGCCACGGCATCGCTGTCCGCACCGCGACCGCCGCGCGCGCGCTGCTGCGCGACGACGACAGCGGCGCCCGGCACACCACGCGCGCCGACCGGTCGCGCCCGCGGCTGCGCCGCGACGACCGCGGCGCGGTCATGGTGATCGGCGTGTTCATGGCCGTGATCCTCGTCGGCATGCTGTATTTCCTCATCGGCATCGGCGACGCGATCCTCGTGCGCGAAAAGCTGCAGGATGCCGCCGACGCGACCGCGTTCAGCTCGGCCATCGTGCTCGCGCGCGGCATGAACATCATCGCGCTGCTCAACATCACCATGGCCGGCCTGCTCGCGATCCTCGTGATGCTCAAGATGATCGTCGCGGCGACCACGGCGGTCATCGCGGTGCTCGTCGGCATCTCGTGGCTGTTTCCGGGCGCGCTGGTGGCCGTGCCGCCGCTCGAAACCATGAACCGCGCCGCCGACACCGCCGCGACCGCCTACGAGCGCGTCGTCATGAAGGCGCTGTGGGGCATCAACAAGCTGTCGACCGCGGCGGGCAAGACGGTGCCGGTCGCGGCGCAAGCCAAGGCGATCGAGTTCGGCACCAAGGTCTACCGGCCGCCGGCGCAGATGGCGTTCCTGTTTCCCGTGTACTCCGGACTGCCGATCGCCGAAGACAAGTTCGAGGTGCTGTGTCGGCGCGCCGGCACGTACGCGGGCGCCGCGATCGCGTTCCCGATCGAGAAGATCGGCGGCGCGGCGGGGAGGCGCGCCGGCCGCTTGATCGAGAAGTTCACCGGCGGGCTCGCGACCAAGTTCGCCATGTACTTCTGCGGCGGCGAGGCGCCGCCCGCGATCACCTACGAACGAACCACGTTCTTGCCCGAACTCGACACCCGCGAGGCGCGCACGTGTCGCGAAAAACGCGATGCCGCCGCGTGCGACGCCGCCAAACGCCAGGTCGAGCGCCTCCGCCGCGCCTACGACTACGCGCGCGGCGAGTGCAGCCCCGGCGCCGACCGCGACGCCTGCCGCGACATGCTGCGCCGCGCCCGCACGCAGTGCACCCCGGACGCCGCCGACGTCGAGCAGTGGTGGATCCGCGAGGAGACGTTCGAGCGCGAGTGGAAGCTCGTGACCGACCCGCGCACGCGCAAGCAATCGGTCGTCCTGGTCGACGAACGCCGGCGCCAGTCGCCGCCGCGCTACCGCCCGTCCCGGCTCACCGACGAGGGCGACGACGAGCCGCCGTGCGCCGGCGACGAGTGGTCGCCGTGGAACACGTCGCCGAACGAGCCGGTGTGCGTCGAGCAGATCGACCCGCCGTCGGTGATGGAGTTCCAGATCCGCAACACCACGACGATCGTGCGCACGTTCCGCGAGGTCACCGACGTGATCGGCTGCCTGCGCGTGACCCAGGAGAGCCAGGATCTGAAGGCCCAACGCCTGTCGGGCAGCACGCGGGGGCGCACGCCGAAGCAGGTGTGCAACTGCGCCGAACTCGGCGAGCAGCGATTCCAGGTCAAGGCGTTCGTCATCGGCGAGGCGCAGCGGCTGTTTTCCCGCGACGAACGCGGCGTGCGGGTCGCCAACTTCGGGCGCAACGCCGGCCGCCCCAGCTCGCTCGTCCGCTACCTGCAGAAGGTCGGCCGCATCGCGATGGCGCAAGCCGAGTACTACTACGACGGCGACCCGACCAAGCGCGGCGAGTGGCTGTGGAACATGTACTGGAAGGCGCGCCTGCGCCGGTTCCACCTCGACCCGACGGGCTGGGAGTGCCGCTACCGCGGGCGCGACGACAACTGCCCGGGCCTCGGCGTGGCGAGGTTGTGCGGCCGCGCCTGCGCCGCGGGCCGCAAGGTGTTCGCCAAGCTCGGCGGACTGGTTCTGCACTGACCGGAGGAGACGCCGATGATCGCCGCAATTCGTTCGCAACTTCGCCGCCTGGCCGCCGATACCTCGGGTGCAGCCATCGTCGAGGCAACCATCATGCTGCCGTTTTTCATCATCGTGTTCGCGAGCGTCATCTACATGCACCGGTCGCTGTCGGCCAAGATCGACGACAGCGTGCTCGCGCGCGAGTGCGGCTTCGCACACGCCAACAGCGGCTGCGACGCGAAGAAGGTGCCGCCGCGGTGCAAACCGGGCCGCGGCAACCGCCAGCGCGGCAACCGCAGCGTGAGCTACGGCACGGCCAACCACGCCGGCATCAGCGGGCTCAGCCCCGACGAAGCGGGGGCGTTCCGGCGCGCGGTCGGCGACGGCGCACAGAAGCTCGCCGACATGGCCGACATGATCCTGCGCATCGGCGACGGCACGTCGGCGCGCGTCGACCGGCGCGTGCGCCGGCCGTCGGTGCTCGGCGGCGGCCGTACGCGTATGCGCGCGGGCTTCGCGTCGCTGTGCAACGAGAAGAAACGCGAACCGGTGGACGTCGTCATGTCCATGTACTGCGCGCTCGGCGACCTGCCGGGCTGCTAGAGGATGCCCGCGATGACCGCTACCGACATCCTTCGCCGCGCGCGCCGCACCGCCGGCCGGTTGGCTCGGGTCGCCGCCGTGCTCGCGGTGTTGCTCGCGGCGGCGACGTTGGCGATGCTGCGCGCCGCCAAGGCGCAGGCCGGCCAGAGCATGATCGATGCCGGCCGCGCGCTGGCCGGCTACGCCGAGTGGGTCGAGCCGGGACGGCGCGCGGTGGTCATCAACGGCCAGCCGCTCGCGTTCTCGGTCGCGACCGTGGATCTCGATCTGGACGACGTGCTCGACCGGTACGAGTTGTGGTGCCGCGGCGGCGCGGGGCCGTTTTCCGCCGTGCTCGACGACCTCGAGCCGGTGTCCGGCCCGGCGCTGCCCGAGCCGTGGCAGGCCTACGCGCTGCGCGAACAGCGCGACGTCGACGGCGCCGTCGGCTGCTTCCGCACGCGCGGCGCCGACCGCAGCGACGCGGCGCACCGCGCGCAGGTCGAGCGGTTCGCGGCCAGCCAGCACACGGCCGATCTGGGCACGTTCCACTACGCGTACGCGGCGCGCACCGACGGCGGCACCGTCGTCGTCACGGTGCAGAGCGAGCGCGGGGTCGACCTGGCCGCGATGTTCCCGCCGGACGGCGACGTGCCGGGCGCCGACGTCCCCGACCTGCCGCGGCCGCCCACCGGCCGGCGCGTGCTCAGCGCCGGCGAGGCCGGCCACCCCGACTCGGTGACCATCTACGCCGGCGGCGACGACTCGATCGCCGGCCTGCGCGCCCACTACGAGCGCGCGTTCGCCGACCATGGCTGGACCGTGCTGGCCGACGAGGTCACCGGCTTGCACGACCGCGCCTTCGTCGTCGAGCGCGGCCACCGGATGGTCGTGATCGCGTACGGCCTCGACCCCGACGGCGCGTCGTACGCCGCGATCGCCGAGCCGTCCGCACTGCCCGAAACCCCGTTTGCCCGCCGCGAGGACGCGGCCCCATCGAGGAGGTTCCCGTGAAACGTATCGCATGGATCGCGGCGCTGATCGTCGGCGCCGCAGGGTTCGCGCTGATCGTCGCCCACGAGCGGTCGCTCGCGCGCAAGCTGTCCGGCGGCGACCCCGTCGAAGTCCTCGTCGCCGCGCGCGACATCGCGATCGGCGAACGGCTCGACGAGTCGATGCTGGGCGTGCGCACCATCCCGTCGAGCTACATCGAACGCCGGCACATCCTCGCCGCCGACGCGCGCCGCGCGCTCGGCGTGCGCGTGTCGCTGGGCGTGCGCGCCGGCGAGGCGCTGCTGTGGAGCGACCTGGCCACCGGCGGCGGCGACCGGCGCGACCTGTCGAGCCTGGTGACGCCCGGGATGCGCGCCGTGTCGATCCAGGCGTCGGTGACGTCGCGCCTCGGCGGGCTGCTGCGCCCGGGCGACCGGGTGGACATCTTGCTCACGACCGACCGCGCGAGCCATCCGGTGACGGTGCCGCTGCTGCAAAACGTGCTGGTGCTCGCGGTCGGCGGCGACACCGGCGCGTCCGGCGAGGTGCCGCTGATCGGCGCGAAGTCGGACGTGACCGTGAGCGTCACGCTCGAGCAGGCGCAGGCGCTGGCGCTCGCACCGCACGAGGGCGAACTCGTCGTCGCACTGCGCCACCCCGAGGACATCACGGTCGTCGAGGACCTGCCGGAGACGACCTCGGCCGACATCCTCGAGCCGCAGCGCCGCGCCCGCCTCGGCGCGCGCCGCACGCTGGCCGCGCCGGCCGCCGAGCCACCGAGCGGAAAGGAGATCGAACATGTCCATTAGACCGTCGCTCGCCGCCGTGGCCACGGCCGTCGCGCTCGCCGCACCGGCCGCGCCGGCCGCCGCGCAGACCCCCGAGACGCGCCAGGTGGAGCTCACCGTCGGCCAGCAGATCACGATTCCGGCCAAGGGGGTCGCCAAGTACTCGGAAGGCGCGTCGGGAGTGGTCGACGTGCGGCTGCCCGAAGACGGCAGCGAGTTCATCGTCGTCGGCCTCGCACAGGGCATCACCACGCTGCTGCTGATCTACGAGGACGGCCACCGCGTCCAGTACACCTTCACGGTCAAGCCGCTGGGCTCCGAGGTGCCCGACGCCGAGAACATCCGGCTCGACTTCTACTTCGTCGAACTCAGCGACAGCGACAACTACAACGTCGGCGTCGCATGGCCGAGTTCGATCGGCGCCGGCGGCACGCTCAACGCGAGCATCGACCTCACGTCGGGCAGCTTCACGACCGCGACCGCGACGATCGCGGGCCATCCGCTGCCGCGGTTGGACCTGCTGCAGGCGTCGGGGTGGGCCAAGGTGGCCCGGCAGGCGTCGGTGATCACCGCCAACGGCAAGCAGGCCGAGTTCAACAGCGGCGGCGAGGTCAACATCGCAGTGCAGGGCTCGCTCGCGGCCGAGCTGCGCACGATCCCCTTCGGCACCGTGGTCAAGGTGCTGCCGCGCTACGACGAAAAGACCGGTCGCCTCGAACTGACGATTTCGGCCGACTTCTCGAGCCTGTCGGGCACCGGGTCGGTGCCGGGCCGCAGCGTGTCGAAGGTGACCACGGTGGTCAACGTCGAGATGAACCAGGCGGTCGTGCTGGCCGGGCTGCGCTCGCAGTCCGAGGCGGCGACGCGCGAGGGCCTTCCGGTGCTGTCGCAGATCCCGGTCATCGGCGCCCTGTTCGGCCGCCACGGCAAGCGCACCGAACAGGTGCAGAACGTGCTGTTCATCGTCCCCTCGGTGGTCGACGTCGTCAAGATGGACGCGCGCCGCCGGATCGGCGAGGCGCTCGCGACCTACCGCGCGTTCGACGGCGGCGCCGCGGCACCGGAGCTCATCGACGGTCAGAGGTGAGGTCGTGGAGATCGTGGTCAAAGATCGCACGGGCGCCGAGCGGGTCCATCCGGTCGCCGCGGGGTGTCCGGTCGTCGTCGGCCGCGATCCCGCGAGCGACATCGTGCTCGACGATCTCGACGTGTCGCGGCGCCACGCGGTGTTCGAGCTGCGCGACGGCGGCTGCGTCGTCTTCGATCAGTCGAGCAACGGCACGTTCGTCGGGCCGACGCACGTGCGGCACGCCTCGTTGATCGCGCCGTTCGGCACGCCGATTCGCATCGGCCCGTTCGAGCTGAGCGCGCGCGCCGCCGCGCCGGGTCACACGCCGGCGCACGGGACGCCGCCGCCGGCCGCGGCGCCGCAGCCGGTCGCGCCGCCGCGCGCGGTCGAGGTGTCCGCCGATCTGCGCCGCGCGATCCGCCGCAAGCTGCTCGACAGCCTCGACCTCGCCGAGATCGATCGCGACGCGATCGGCGACGCGGCGATGCGGCCGCGGGTCGTCGAGGCGCTCGGGTTCATCATCGACGGGCTCGCGAGCGAACTGCCGGCGGGCGTCGACCGAACGGCGCTGATCGAGGAGATGGCCGACGAGGCGCTCGGCCTGGGGCCGCTCGAGTCGCTGCTCGCCGACGACGCCGTGTCCGAGATCATGGTCGTCGATCCCGAGACGATCTACTGCGAGCGCGGCGGCAAGATCGAGCGCACCAACCTGCGGTTCACCGACAACGACGCGGCCCGCGCCGTCATCGAGCGCATCGTCACGCCGC
This genomic stretch from Deltaproteobacteria bacterium harbors:
- the cpaB gene encoding Flp pilus assembly protein CpaB; the encoded protein is MDRAGRRGHRLARPRLRRRARPPDGRDRVRPRPRRRVVRRDRRAVRTARNPVCPPRGRGPIEEVPVKRIAWIAALIVGAAGFALIVAHERSLARKLSGGDPVEVLVAARDIAIGERLDESMLGVRTIPSSYIERRHILAADARRALGVRVSLGVRAGEALLWSDLATGGGDRRDLSSLVTPGMRAVSIQASVTSRLGGLLRPGDRVDILLTTDRASHPVTVPLLQNVLVLAVGGDTGASGEVPLIGAKSDVTVSVTLEQAQALALAPHEGELVVALRHPEDITVVEDLPETTSADILEPQRRARLGARRTLAAPAAEPPSGKEIEHVH